A region from the Anomaloglossus baeobatrachus isolate aAnoBae1 chromosome 11, aAnoBae1.hap1, whole genome shotgun sequence genome encodes:
- the TMEM86B gene encoding lysoplasmalogenase TMEM86B — protein sequence MDILETDSRYRRKHMATVRNTVPKLLPFLMAVCNYFVLWIPLSEPSWYNALIKCLPIASLEFFVLIFSTGVGKFTPYAKKIFLGLVFSAAGDISLVWPDYFQLGMVMFGLAHLMYTAAFGFHPLNLRIFLVLALFCATFYSLTFSYLSGPFVPMVAGYTMLIGTMTWRALSRVSLASHDFSWARISAAVGSIFFMISDGVLAVDKFCFPISKSREIIMSTYYGAQMLIALSITGWSKDDFMWKSK from the exons GTAAGGAACACCGTGCCAAAGCTGCTTCCCTTCCTCATGGCTGTGTGCAATTATTTTGTGCTGTGGATTCCACTCTCTGAGCCAAGCTGGTACAACGCTCTGATTAAATGTTTGCCCATTGCAAGCCTGGAGTTCTTTGTTCTCATCTTTTCCACTGGTGTGGGCAAGTTCACCCCTTATGCTAAGAAAATTTTTCTGGGACTAGTCTTCTCGGCAGCTGGAGATATCAGTCTGGTTTGGCCAGATTACTTTCAACTGG GTATGGTCATGTTTGGATTGGCCCATCTCATGTACACAGCTGCATTTGGCTTTCACCCTCTGAATCTCCGAATTTTCCTTGTCCTCGCCCTGTTTTGTGCCACTTTTTACTCTTTGACTTTCTCCTACCTAAGTGGGCCTTTTGTCCCTATGGTAGCAGGTTACACAATGCTGATCGGCACTATGACGTGGAGGGCACTTTCCAGGGTCAGCTTGGCATCCCATGACTTTTCCTGGGCTCGGATCTCTGCGGCGGTAGGATCCATTTTTTTCATGATTTCGGACGGTGTATTGGCCGTAGATAAATTCTGCTTTCCTATTTCCAAATCCCGGGAGATTATCATGTCGACGTATTATGGTGCACAGATGCTGATAGCCCTCTCCATCACTGGCTGGTCCAAAGATGACTTTATGTGGAAATCAAAGTAA